In the Cyanobacteriota bacterium genome, one interval contains:
- a CDS encoding phosphoribosylaminoimidazolesuccinocarboxamide synthase, whose product MHDRTPLYEGKAKIIYATDDPAVLLTYFKDDATAFNAQKRGQIRDKGEINCAISSYLFRKLAAEGIANHFIDRPAPREMRVWAVQILPLEVVVRNIAAGSLCKQTGLPVGTVLSKPLVEFYYKNDELGDPLLTHDRLFLLNLATADQVTQLTAMALTINQHLQAFFRDCGITLVDFKLEFGTDAQGQLLLADEISPDTCRLWLTDEPDPDKRVLDKDRFRHNMGNVESAYQQVLDRVLRQGEFQG is encoded by the coding sequence ATGCACGATCGCACTCCCCTGTATGAAGGCAAGGCCAAGATTATTTATGCTACTGATGATCCTGCTGTATTGCTGACCTATTTCAAAGACGATGCCACAGCCTTCAACGCTCAAAAAAGAGGACAAATTCGAGACAAAGGAGAAATCAACTGTGCCATTTCCAGCTATTTGTTCCGAAAGCTAGCTGCCGAGGGAATTGCCAATCATTTCATTGATCGTCCCGCACCGCGAGAAATGCGGGTTTGGGCAGTGCAGATTTTGCCCCTAGAGGTTGTAGTCCGCAACATTGCCGCTGGTAGCCTTTGCAAACAAACAGGGTTACCTGTAGGCACCGTCTTATCCAAACCCTTAGTGGAGTTTTATTACAAGAACGACGAACTTGGAGATCCACTATTGACCCACGATCGTCTGTTTTTGCTGAACCTAGCCACTGCTGACCAAGTTACTCAACTGACCGCCATGGCACTAACTATCAACCAACATTTGCAAGCCTTTTTTCGCGATTGCGGCATCACCTTGGTGGACTTCAAACTGGAATTTGGCACCGATGCTCAAGGTCAATTACTCTTGGCTGATGAAATTAGTCCAGATACTTGCCGTTTGTGGCTAACTGACGAACCAGACCCAGACAAGCGTGTGCTGGATAAGGATCGCTTCCGCCATAATATGGGCAACGTGGAATCTGCCTAT